A portion of the Chondrinema litorale genome contains these proteins:
- the proC gene encoding pyrroline-5-carboxylate reductase produces MKNKSIAIIGGGNLGASIAEGIASSGLISPENICVTRRKVEKIEYLVEQKIQIDSNNKRAAQNADIILLAVKPKQIRAILEEIKPVLNEENQILISVITGVSLSNMESVVGNRISIFRAMPNTAVAIRESMTCIASNNATAEQQEEVVKIFNTLGKAVIIDENLMAASTVLGACGIAYALRYIRAQSQGGIEIGFNAEVAQLIAAQTVKGAASLLLERGQHPEREIDKVTTPQGCTIAGLNEMEHQGFSSALIKGIITSFNKIDVIADDF; encoded by the coding sequence TCAATAGCAATAATCGGAGGAGGAAACTTAGGAGCATCAATCGCTGAAGGCATTGCAAGTAGTGGCCTAATCTCTCCAGAAAATATTTGTGTGACTAGAAGAAAAGTTGAAAAAATAGAATATCTGGTAGAGCAAAAAATCCAGATTGATAGTAATAATAAAAGAGCCGCTCAAAATGCAGATATTATCTTGCTTGCTGTAAAACCAAAGCAAATAAGAGCTATACTAGAAGAGATAAAGCCAGTCTTAAATGAAGAAAACCAGATATTGATTTCTGTAATTACTGGTGTGAGCCTTAGCAATATGGAAAGCGTAGTGGGAAACAGAATAAGCATATTTAGAGCAATGCCTAATACTGCGGTAGCAATTAGAGAGTCTATGACTTGTATTGCAAGCAATAACGCTACTGCAGAGCAACAAGAAGAAGTAGTTAAAATTTTTAACACACTGGGTAAAGCTGTAATTATCGACGAAAACCTAATGGCAGCTTCAACAGTACTTGGTGCTTGCGGAATTGCCTATGCTTTACGCTACATTAGAGCGCAGTCTCAAGGAGGAATTGAAATTGGATTTAATGCTGAAGTTGCTCAATTAATTGCTGCACAAACAGTAAAAGGAGCAGCATCACTTCTATTGGAGAGAGGCCAACACCCTGAAAGAGAGATTGACAAAGTAACTACTCCACAAGGTTGTACTATAGCAGGATTAAACGAAATGGAACACCAAGGTTTTAGCTCTGCTTTGATAAAAGGTATTATTACTTCATTTAATAAGATTGATGTAATTGCAGATGATTTTTAA